A genomic stretch from Acetobacter ascendens includes:
- the tnpC gene encoding IS66 family transposase, whose protein sequence is MTHAPAVLPDDPDILREMIVSLQTEVARLSASARAYEALVQSLKIRIARLQKQKFGASSEKIDREIEQLELLLEDVKIAIAAADPSPDIREHDDSDGVVSSPRWRGKPKVSDTTPRERIVLDPGEACPACGGPLRLVGEDVTEILDFIAAKLKVVETARLKKSCRHCETMVQPEAPSRPVPRGMAGPGLLAHILVSKFDDHIPLYRQNEIFSRQGVDIPRSTLIDWCGQAVAVLRPLTDLIRQDVVKADLLHADDTPIQVLDPRLRQAGKPRGVKEGRIWTYLRDPRPWGGSDPPAVAYWFSPDRKGINPQTHLAQFRGILQADAYAGFRDLYKPDATGTVHVREAACWAHLRRAFHDVWKGSDSTIVREALEQIGELYDIERQLTGSPAPYRLAVRQEKSRPRVTAFHAWCETQLARIPGKGELAKAIRYALNRWAAFTLFLEDGRVAIDNNPAERAIRPVCVGRKNYLFAGSDAGGDNIADAMTLIESAKLSGINPHDYLADVLARINEHKINRLHELLPWNWQPLNTPHRQVA, encoded by the coding sequence ATGACGCATGCGCCCGCGGTCCTGCCTGATGATCCAGATATCCTGAGGGAAATGATTGTTTCCCTGCAGACTGAAGTGGCTCGGCTTTCCGCTTCAGCCCGTGCGTATGAAGCTCTTGTCCAGTCTCTCAAAATCCGGATCGCGCGTCTTCAGAAACAGAAATTCGGGGCCAGTTCAGAAAAGATAGACCGTGAGATTGAACAGCTCGAACTGCTTCTTGAAGATGTGAAAATCGCCATCGCGGCAGCCGATCCTTCTCCTGACATCAGGGAGCACGATGACAGCGATGGTGTGGTCTCTTCCCCCAGATGGCGCGGCAAACCAAAGGTTTCCGACACGACACCACGGGAGCGTATTGTTCTCGACCCGGGCGAGGCCTGTCCCGCCTGTGGCGGTCCCCTACGCCTCGTTGGCGAAGATGTCACCGAAATACTGGACTTTATTGCGGCAAAACTGAAAGTTGTCGAAACGGCACGGCTGAAGAAATCCTGCCGTCATTGCGAAACAATGGTACAGCCTGAAGCACCGTCGCGCCCTGTCCCACGGGGCATGGCTGGCCCCGGGCTGCTGGCCCATATCCTGGTCTCAAAATTCGATGATCACATTCCGCTTTATCGTCAGAATGAGATCTTTTCCCGTCAGGGTGTGGACATTCCCCGTTCAACCCTGATCGACTGGTGTGGTCAGGCCGTTGCCGTTCTGCGTCCTCTCACAGATCTGATCCGTCAGGATGTCGTAAAGGCAGACCTGCTGCATGCCGATGATACACCCATCCAGGTTCTTGATCCTCGCCTGCGTCAGGCTGGGAAACCACGTGGTGTGAAGGAAGGGCGGATCTGGACCTATCTGCGCGATCCCCGCCCCTGGGGCGGGAGTGATCCGCCCGCCGTGGCCTACTGGTTCTCTCCCGATCGCAAGGGGATCAATCCCCAGACCCATCTGGCACAGTTCCGGGGCATTCTGCAGGCTGACGCCTACGCGGGGTTCAGGGATCTGTATAAACCCGATGCAACGGGAACCGTGCATGTGCGCGAAGCGGCCTGCTGGGCTCATCTCCGCAGGGCCTTCCATGATGTCTGGAAGGGCAGTGATTCGACAATCGTAAGGGAAGCACTCGAGCAGATCGGGGAACTCTACGATATCGAGCGGCAGCTCACCGGGTCTCCTGCTCCGTATCGTCTGGCTGTCCGACAGGAAAAAAGCCGCCCTCGTGTCACAGCATTCCACGCATGGTGCGAAACACAGCTCGCCCGTATCCCAGGCAAGGGGGAACTGGCAAAAGCAATCCGTTATGCGCTCAACCGGTGGGCAGCCTTTACCCTCTTCCTCGAAGATGGTCGTGTTGCCATCGACAACAATCCTGCCGAGCGGGCCATACGACCGGTATGCGTCGGGCGGAAAAACTATCTGTTTGCCGGTTCAGACGCCGGGGGCGACAACATCGCTGATGCCATGACGCTTATCGAAAGCGCAAAACTCTCAGGCATCAACCCGCACGATTACCTCGCCGACGTCCTGGCCCGTATCAACGAGCACAAGATCAATCGGCTCCACGAACTATTGCCATGGAATTGGCAACCCCTGAATACACCGCACAGACAGGTCGCATAA
- a CDS encoding TetR/AcrR family transcriptional regulator, protein MMRKNGNTEQSVGNPRKQNTSQILDAAEKVFAVHGLSGTRIDDIAKACALPKANVLYYFNTKETLYQATLERFLENWLGDANFHLSADMNPREGLQSYIQDKMLFSRQRPEASRLFMHELLAGGEQIQSFLQETLKPHVEDLAVIFAAWHEKGLIKKIDPFHFMFMLWAMTQSYADMQVQFAAVLGQKRLTKCDFETGTETIMQLVASICIDGEEES, encoded by the coding sequence ATTATGCGCAAAAACGGTAATACCGAGCAGTCTGTTGGCAATCCTCGTAAGCAGAATACTAGCCAGATATTGGATGCGGCAGAAAAAGTGTTTGCGGTTCATGGCCTAAGCGGCACACGTATAGATGATATAGCCAAGGCGTGTGCGCTGCCAAAGGCAAATGTCCTTTATTATTTCAATACAAAAGAGACACTTTATCAGGCTACTTTAGAACGATTTTTAGAAAATTGGCTGGGAGATGCCAATTTTCATCTCTCTGCAGATATGAATCCGCGAGAAGGTTTGCAGAGCTACATTCAAGATAAAATGTTATTTTCGCGTCAGCGTCCAGAAGCTTCTCGTCTTTTTATGCATGAGCTTTTAGCCGGGGGTGAGCAGATCCAGTCTTTCTTACAGGAAACGCTTAAACCCCATGTAGAGGATTTGGCGGTAATATTTGCTGCATGGCATGAGAAGGGACTTATCAAGAAGATAGATCCCTTTCATTTTATGTTCATGCTTTGGGCAATGACACAATCTTATGCTGATATGCAGGTGCAATTCGCTGCAGTTTTAGGACAGAAACGCCTAACAAAATGCGATTTTGAAACGGGCACGGAAACGATTATGCAGTTGGTTGCCTCAATTTGTATTGATGGGGAAGAAGAGAGCTGA
- the tnpB gene encoding IS66 family insertion sequence element accessory protein TnpB (TnpB, as the term is used for proteins encoded by IS66 family insertion elements, is considered an accessory protein, since TnpC, encoded by a neighboring gene, is a DDE family transposase.) → MIGVGNGVRVYLACGVTDMRKGISGLAALAQDVLRQNPTSGALFAFRGRRGDRIKLLMWDGQGFCLYYKVLEKGRFPWPSPADGVARLTAAQMAMLWEGMEWRRPSWSAPPSRVA, encoded by the coding sequence ATGATTGGCGTGGGCAACGGTGTGCGCGTCTATCTGGCCTGCGGGGTTACGGATATGCGCAAGGGGATATCGGGTCTGGCTGCACTGGCACAGGACGTGCTGCGTCAGAACCCGACATCGGGAGCGCTCTTTGCCTTTCGTGGTCGCCGTGGGGACAGGATCAAGCTTCTGATGTGGGACGGTCAGGGGTTCTGTCTTTATTACAAGGTGCTTGAGAAGGGACGTTTTCCATGGCCCTCGCCGGCAGATGGCGTTGCACGCCTGACAGCCGCACAGATGGCCATGCTGTGGGAAGGCATGGAGTGGAGACGACCTTCCTGGTCTGCGCCACCGTCTCGCGTGGCCTGA
- a CDS encoding IS5 family transposase (programmed frameshift): MEEGDRTGTFTDETWAIWEPLIEAVRPRGKTPPHDLRRTIAAIFWRHENGAKWRSIPAELGPWWRAAQLFIRWAKLGVWERLLALVQEQQGVALGMTFLDGTNIRAHHKAAGAPKKGGSFEERDHREALGRSRGGYGTKVCVIADGHGKAVGFALAPGQAHELPLAPDMLDSLPAIPLWVVADKGYASDAFRERIWDMGARPAIPAKRRDAPVACPRWVYRCRHLVENLWARLKEWRAVATRYEKTAASFLAVIHIAAAADWIKC, encoded by the exons ATGGAAGAAGGAGACAGAACAGGCACCTTTACGGACGAGACATGGGCGATCTGGGAACCTCTGATTGAGGCGGTTCGCCCAAGGGGCAAGACGCCGCCACATGATCTGCGGCGTACGATAGCAGCAATTTTCTGGCGTCATGAGAATGGCGCGAAATGGCGGAGCATCCCCGCTGAACTGGGTCCATGGTGGCGAGCGGCGCAGCTTTTCATCCGCTGGGCGAAGCTGGGTGTGTGGGAACGCCTGCTCGCACTGGTTCAGGAACAACAGGGAGTAGCACTCGGCATGACTTTTCTGGATGGCACGAATATCAGAGCTCACCACAAGGCGGCGGGAGCCC CCAAAAAAGGGGGCTCTTTTGAAGAGCGAGACCATCGTGAAGCACTTGGCCGCTCTCGCGGCGGCTATGGCACAAAAGTCTGCGTGATAGCAGACGGGCATGGAAAGGCTGTTGGTTTTGCCCTGGCGCCCGGCCAGGCCCATGAACTGCCGCTGGCTCCAGATATGCTCGATAGCCTTCCCGCCATTCCTTTGTGGGTGGTGGCGGACAAGGGCTATGCCTCGGACGCCTTCCGTGAACGTATCTGGGACATGGGAGCCCGACCGGCCATTCCCGCAAAACGACGCGATGCGCCGGTTGCCTGCCCCAGATGGGTCTATCGGTGTCGGCACCTGGTCGAGAACCTCTGGGCCCGTCTCAAGGAGTGGCGTGCTGTTGCAACCAGATACGAGAAAACCGCAGCGTCGTTCCTGGCCGTCATACACATCGCTGCAGCCGCAGACTGGATCAAGTGCTAA
- a CDS encoding type II toxin-antitoxin system Phd/YefM family antitoxin: MPREFFTSSLCVHAMMTHKEETMSQHLSDNASSPQKIGVREFRGNLTAYLRQVRQGSTILVTSHDQVVAELRPPTPSYRPRRQPGALRGRIRMSEDFDETPPDILESMERDL; the protein is encoded by the coding sequence ATGCCTCGGGAATTTTTTACCTCCTCCTTATGTGTACATGCTATGATGACACATAAGGAGGAGACCATGAGCCAGCACCTTTCAGATAACGCATCATCTCCACAGAAGATCGGTGTTCGGGAGTTCCGGGGAAACCTGACAGCTTATCTGCGTCAGGTCAGGCAGGGCAGCACGATTCTCGTGACGTCTCACGACCAGGTTGTTGCTGAACTGCGGCCACCAACTCCGTCTTATCGCCCCCGCCGTCAGCCAGGAGCTCTTCGAGGACGGATCAGGATGAGCGAAGATTTTGATGAGACACCACCGGACATTCTTGAGAGCATGGAACGCGACTTGTGA
- the hydA gene encoding dihydropyrimidinase produces MLCGPDGKIAHVANTIETPTGCDVVDATGLLVMPGGIAPHTHMEMPFMGTIASDDFYTGTAAGLAGGTTSIIDFVIPDSRTSLVDAWKAWRQKAQKSAADYGFHVAITHWNDQIYHDMKTLVEQCGVNSFKHFMAYKNALMVEDEAFLHSMRRAAELGAICTVHAENGDAVAYLQQDLLSEGRTGPEAHPVSRPPAVEGEAAHRAITLAGLLGVPIYIVHVSTQEGVKAISEARLRGQEVYGEVLPQHLVFDESVYEGSDWLKVAQYVMSPPFRPKHHQAALWGGMMSGQLQTTATDHCCFCASQKEMGKTDFTRIPNGTPGIEDRMSVLWHYGVKTGKLTPQQFVALTSTNTAQIFNIYPQKGSLSIGADADIVLWDPDAERTISATTYHQNVDYNIYEGMTVTGVAKKTISKGHLVWNEGDLHAVRGAGQYIARQPKNRNVRKPF; encoded by the coding sequence ATTCTGTGTGGCCCAGATGGAAAAATCGCCCATGTAGCAAACACTATAGAAACGCCAACGGGTTGCGATGTTGTGGATGCGACCGGGTTATTGGTGATGCCAGGAGGCATTGCCCCACATACCCATATGGAAATGCCTTTTATGGGCACAATTGCGAGCGATGATTTTTATACCGGAACAGCTGCCGGTTTAGCTGGCGGAACAACCAGTATTATTGATTTTGTTATTCCTGATTCCAGAACATCCTTGGTAGACGCATGGAAGGCATGGCGGCAGAAAGCACAGAAATCTGCGGCAGATTATGGCTTCCATGTTGCGATCACCCATTGGAATGATCAAATTTATCACGACATGAAAACTCTTGTAGAACAATGCGGGGTTAATTCATTCAAACATTTCATGGCTTATAAAAATGCATTGATGGTGGAAGATGAGGCTTTTCTGCATTCTATGCGGCGTGCAGCAGAATTAGGCGCTATTTGCACAGTGCATGCTGAAAATGGGGATGCCGTTGCCTATTTGCAGCAAGATCTATTGTCTGAAGGGCGTACAGGGCCGGAAGCGCATCCAGTATCACGGCCGCCCGCAGTAGAGGGGGAGGCTGCACACCGGGCTATTACTTTGGCTGGGTTGCTTGGGGTGCCTATTTATATAGTGCATGTATCAACACAAGAAGGTGTGAAAGCAATTTCAGAAGCACGATTGCGTGGGCAAGAGGTATATGGAGAAGTGTTGCCGCAGCATTTGGTGTTTGATGAGAGTGTCTACGAGGGTTCAGATTGGTTGAAGGTGGCTCAGTATGTCATGAGCCCACCGTTTAGGCCAAAGCATCATCAGGCTGCATTGTGGGGCGGTATGATGTCTGGCCAGTTACAAACTACAGCTACAGACCATTGCTGTTTTTGTGCGTCTCAAAAAGAAATGGGCAAAACGGATTTTACCCGTATTCCAAATGGCACGCCCGGGATAGAGGACCGGATGAGTGTTTTATGGCATTATGGCGTTAAAACAGGAAAACTGACGCCCCAACAGTTTGTAGCTTTAACATCTACAAATACAGCGCAGATTTTTAATATATATCCACAAAAAGGAAGTTTATCGATAGGCGCAGATGCCGATATCGTGCTGTGGGACCCTGATGCAGAGCGTACAATTTCTGCAACAACATATCATCAGAATGTTGATTATAATATTTATGAAGGGATGACGGTAACGGGTGTCGCTAAGAAAACAATTAGCAAAGGCCATCTTGTTTGGAATGAAGGAGATTTACACGCAGTGCGTGGGGCAGGGCAGTATATTGCACGCCAGCCAAAAAACAGAAACGTTCGTAAACCATTTTAA
- a CDS encoding ATP-binding protein, whose product MTNLSVAASNGTRTAEKIKPKDRDGVIQALRAGVVPRSGIQLVQVGRAGEVNQVVQDVKRIADGGSAVRFIIGDYGAGKTFFLNLARSIAMQSKLVVAHADLSPDRRLHASGGQARSLYAELMRNMATRTKQDGGALASIVERFIMEAQASAKASGRTIGDVIQERLLPIQELVSGYDFATVIECYWRAFEEGSESGKAAALRWLRGEYTLKTEAREALGVRSIIDDASVYDYLKVMSRFVTLAGYSGFLVMLDECVNLFKLVSAQSRNANYEQILRIVNDVLQGSAESLGVYFGGTPEFLMDSRRGLYSYEALRSRLAENSFARNGLVDLSGPVIRLQSLTPEDLYILLGKLRHVFAYGDQDRYLVPDEVFKAFMTHCNQKIGESYFRTPRNTIKAFLDLLAILEQNPQAQWQGLVNQAEIAPDAPSAGGDIIDDDKKDAPGAAGSSTTGSTQTSPDDDLADFRL is encoded by the coding sequence ATGACCAATCTTAGCGTCGCAGCTTCAAACGGCACTCGCACTGCGGAGAAAATCAAGCCCAAGGACCGTGATGGCGTCATTCAGGCGCTTCGCGCAGGTGTCGTACCACGGTCAGGCATCCAGTTAGTTCAGGTCGGTCGCGCAGGCGAAGTCAATCAGGTGGTGCAGGACGTCAAACGCATCGCGGACGGAGGTTCTGCGGTTCGTTTCATTATTGGCGACTATGGAGCGGGCAAGACTTTCTTCCTTAACCTGGCCCGTTCTATTGCCATGCAAAGCAAGCTGGTAGTGGCTCACGCAGATTTATCCCCTGATCGTCGCTTGCATGCCAGCGGGGGCCAGGCCCGCAGTCTTTATGCAGAACTCATGCGTAACATGGCCACCCGCACCAAGCAGGACGGAGGAGCTCTGGCAAGCATAGTCGAACGTTTCATCATGGAGGCACAAGCTTCAGCCAAGGCATCAGGTCGCACGATCGGAGACGTCATTCAGGAAAGGCTGCTCCCCATTCAGGAACTTGTTTCCGGCTATGACTTTGCAACCGTCATAGAATGCTACTGGCGCGCTTTCGAAGAAGGGAGCGAGAGTGGAAAGGCGGCGGCACTTCGCTGGCTCCGTGGTGAGTACACGCTCAAAACCGAGGCTCGGGAGGCGCTCGGCGTACGCTCGATCATCGACGATGCCTCGGTTTACGACTACCTGAAGGTCATGAGTCGCTTTGTGACCCTGGCAGGATATTCGGGTTTTCTGGTCATGCTTGATGAATGCGTGAACCTGTTCAAGCTGGTCAGTGCCCAATCACGCAATGCCAACTACGAGCAGATTCTCCGTATCGTGAACGATGTGCTCCAGGGCTCGGCTGAATCCCTCGGCGTCTATTTCGGCGGCACACCCGAATTCCTGATGGACAGCCGCCGGGGCCTCTATTCCTACGAAGCGCTGCGATCCCGCCTGGCTGAAAACAGCTTTGCCCGCAATGGTCTGGTCGATCTTTCCGGTCCGGTCATCCGGCTTCAGAGCCTGACCCCCGAAGACCTCTACATTCTGCTTGGTAAATTGCGGCATGTGTTCGCCTATGGCGACCAGGACCGTTACCTGGTGCCAGATGAGGTTTTCAAGGCCTTTATGACTCACTGCAACCAGAAGATTGGTGAGTCCTATTTCCGGACACCGCGCAACACCATCAAGGCTTTCCTCGACCTGCTCGCCATTCTGGAACAGAACCCGCAGGCTCAGTGGCAGGGTCTGGTGAACCAGGCTGAGATCGCGCCGGACGCGCCGTCGGCGGGTGGAGATATTATCGATGACGACAAAAAAGATGCGCCTGGTGCGGCTGGTTCTTCAACAACTGGCTCCACTCAGACCTCGCCCGACGATGATCTGGCGGACTTCAGGCTTTGA
- the tnpA gene encoding IS66-like element accessory protein TnpA: MAQEILIGVERRRRWSDERKLAILAEVGVDGASVSDVARRHDLTRQHLYQWRTSFRQRLSSPDQSVTFVPVAAVKTPALVSGDDNEGLAIMLRNGRSIKVTGHPAEEFLAKIIRIAETA, encoded by the coding sequence ATGGCTCAAGAAATCCTGATTGGCGTTGAACGCCGTCGCCGCTGGTCGGATGAACGCAAGCTTGCGATACTGGCTGAAGTTGGTGTGGACGGGGCAAGTGTATCGGATGTGGCCCGTCGGCATGACCTGACCCGTCAACATCTTTACCAATGGCGGACGTCTTTCCGCCAAAGACTGTCTTCCCCGGATCAGTCTGTGACGTTTGTTCCTGTCGCTGCAGTGAAGACACCTGCTCTGGTCTCTGGCGATGATAATGAAGGGCTGGCCATTATGCTGCGTAATGGCCGCAGTATCAAGGTGACGGGACATCCTGCAGAAGAGTTTCTGGCGAAGATCATCCGGATTGCCGAGACAGCATGA
- a CDS encoding tellurite resistance TerB family protein, whose product MLPGEKVTIHGFEIADGMVYVGNFLTAAPDGGWNTDTPAPCLIRPSLKVASGAPQTNLDLGYWPSYTDITPNQRLAYLHWLASGKSDTSYPMGYPFLYFYGLERRLIADSPSIDEEVLLVAEVERLRELFGHNGSFVNYSTELLNFIAMKHAVTDIPTVEAWKPDLAALGNHMSPLLQVKLGLHALRGMPLDVDLAIASILSLPPHLTGLWPRIATTRARPEFIELMRHRFNQKFPHGFRLRDKKESRLDLSYRSASQYLHSSIKFEGIDRLPDPAQLTWTKMIKLCEGAREDLSAFAKVVGKERERADSMAAALMLPAELGERETVRSFRAWLDDLPQPLADVPLEELGPRCFGSGKAASGLRQARDMSAMLARVGYGMEPDPTYGGTKPGENIILFRIGDAQGQLTPVGADFRTAALIMTAIGPAAKALTLGQKLVDALTTRLQLTPHETKRLTARLRLLPERLPTLGRLKTIVESVEPEQRTTIVSLTASVAVTIGETDQGMMVALERLYEAFGLGRRELYTVLHQGAAATTSCASEPIVVEDDKSRRGGHRIPAPPSKVKSQDGIVIDMGKVGVILRETKKVDAILAPIYEDEASKISISVAVASTLEQKTKFVGLGPEQARLLEDLVNQPEWTRSGFEAKARELGLMPNGALEVINEWAYDTFDEELIEDGDPLIINMALLADAPGASS is encoded by the coding sequence GTGCTCCCCGGCGAAAAAGTCACTATCCATGGCTTCGAGATTGCTGATGGCATGGTCTATGTCGGCAACTTTTTGACGGCAGCGCCGGACGGAGGCTGGAATACCGACACTCCAGCGCCTTGTCTTATCAGACCATCACTCAAGGTCGCGTCCGGAGCGCCACAAACGAACCTAGATCTGGGCTATTGGCCCTCTTACACTGATATCACGCCCAATCAACGATTGGCTTACCTGCATTGGCTGGCGAGCGGGAAATCCGACACCAGCTACCCTATGGGCTATCCCTTTCTTTACTTCTATGGGCTCGAACGTCGCCTGATAGCCGATAGTCCTTCGATTGACGAAGAGGTGTTATTGGTAGCTGAAGTAGAGCGCCTGCGTGAACTCTTCGGACATAACGGCTCTTTTGTAAATTATAGCACTGAGCTACTCAATTTCATCGCAATGAAGCATGCTGTTACGGATATACCGACAGTGGAGGCATGGAAGCCAGATCTCGCAGCTTTGGGAAATCATATGTCTCCATTGCTTCAGGTTAAATTAGGTCTACACGCATTGAGAGGTATGCCGCTTGATGTCGACCTCGCCATAGCAAGTATTCTATCCTTACCTCCTCACTTAACCGGTTTATGGCCACGCATTGCAACGACACGAGCGCGTCCGGAGTTCATTGAACTCATGCGGCATCGTTTCAATCAGAAATTTCCGCACGGTTTTCGGCTCAGAGATAAAAAAGAGAGCCGACTTGATCTGAGTTATCGGTCGGCGAGTCAGTATCTCCATAGCTCAATAAAATTTGAAGGCATCGATCGCCTTCCTGATCCAGCGCAATTGACGTGGACCAAAATGATCAAGCTATGTGAAGGGGCGCGTGAGGATCTGTCTGCATTTGCCAAGGTCGTTGGCAAGGAACGTGAACGTGCCGACAGTATGGCCGCCGCCTTGATGCTGCCTGCGGAACTTGGGGAAAGAGAAACTGTTCGTTCTTTCAGAGCTTGGCTGGATGACTTGCCTCAACCTCTTGCCGATGTGCCGCTTGAAGAACTGGGCCCGCGGTGCTTTGGTTCTGGCAAGGCAGCCTCGGGTCTTCGGCAAGCTCGTGACATGTCCGCCATGCTGGCACGAGTAGGTTACGGCATGGAACCGGATCCAACCTACGGTGGGACCAAGCCAGGTGAGAATATAATTCTATTCCGCATTGGCGATGCTCAAGGCCAGCTAACACCCGTCGGTGCCGACTTCCGCACAGCAGCCCTGATCATGACTGCCATTGGCCCGGCAGCCAAAGCTCTGACTTTAGGCCAAAAGCTGGTCGATGCTCTCACCACACGGCTGCAACTCACCCCGCACGAAACGAAACGATTGACGGCCCGTCTGCGCCTGCTTCCGGAACGCTTGCCAACACTTGGCCGCCTTAAAACCATCGTAGAGAGTGTAGAACCCGAGCAACGAACTACTATTGTCTCGCTGACAGCTTCTGTCGCCGTAACGATAGGCGAGACAGATCAAGGTATGATGGTAGCTTTGGAGCGGCTTTACGAAGCCTTTGGTCTCGGCCGACGGGAACTCTACACTGTCTTGCACCAAGGTGCTGCTGCTACGACATCCTGCGCTTCGGAACCAATCGTGGTCGAGGATGATAAGTCGCGGAGAGGCGGTCATCGGATCCCAGCACCTCCCTCGAAAGTAAAATCCCAGGATGGTATCGTCATTGACATGGGCAAGGTCGGCGTCATCCTGCGTGAGACTAAGAAAGTCGATGCAATTCTCGCGCCCATCTATGAGGATGAAGCCTCTAAAATTTCGATTTCAGTAGCCGTTGCTTCCACTTTGGAACAGAAAACGAAGTTCGTCGGACTTGGCCCTGAGCAGGCCCGCCTGCTTGAGGACCTGGTCAACCAACCGGAATGGACACGCTCCGGGTTTGAGGCCAAGGCACGCGAACTCGGGTTGATGCCGAATGGCGCGCTCGAAGTCATCAACGAGTGGGCCTATGATACGTTCGATGAAGAACTTATCGAGGACGGAGACCCTTTGATCATCAATATGGCGCTTCTTGCTGACGCGCCGGGAGCATCATCATGA
- a CDS encoding type II toxin-antitoxin system VapC family toxin → MKVLLDTHALLWWLSDSDRLGENAREIIADPIHDILVSIVSLWEIAIKIRIGKLDADMNDILAAIPAEGFSLLQIQPEHLQILMSLPLHHRDPFDHLLIAQAQAEHATFLSEDGQMDQYSIERIRCS, encoded by the coding sequence GTGAAGGTTCTGCTCGACACGCATGCGTTGCTCTGGTGGCTTTCGGACTCCGACCGGCTGGGTGAGAATGCACGGGAGATTATTGCAGATCCAATCCACGATATTCTGGTGAGTATCGTGTCATTATGGGAGATTGCGATCAAAATCCGTATCGGAAAACTGGATGCGGATATGAACGATATTCTGGCAGCCATTCCTGCGGAAGGTTTCTCTCTACTACAAATACAACCCGAACACTTGCAGATCCTTATGTCTTTGCCTCTGCATCATCGTGATCCGTTTGACCATCTACTGATAGCGCAGGCGCAAGCTGAACACGCTACATTTCTTTCGGAAGACGGACAAATGGATCAGTATTCTATTGAAAGAATCCGATGTTCCTGA
- a CDS encoding tyrosine-type recombinase/integrase encodes MEKKTRFPSPTLKASVPWNVGKMVGAKRALKEKHVWAIRFWLGSEQRVRDRALFDLALDSKLRGCDLVSLRIGDIVTSGQVRHRAMVVQQKTRRPVQFEITETTRESVRTWLEHRGGGLNEYVFPSRLSAKAHLSTRQYARLLDQWVQAVGLIPGEYGTHSLRRTKVAMIYKRTGNIRAVQILLGHSKLDSTVRYLGVDVEDALALSEATDL; translated from the coding sequence ATGGAGAAGAAAACACGTTTTCCATCACCTACGTTGAAGGCGTCCGTGCCCTGGAATGTAGGAAAAATGGTTGGCGCCAAGCGGGCACTCAAAGAAAAGCACGTCTGGGCTATTCGGTTCTGGCTCGGGAGCGAACAGCGTGTCAGAGACAGAGCGTTGTTTGATCTTGCTCTCGATAGTAAACTCAGAGGCTGCGATCTTGTCAGCCTTCGTATCGGCGACATCGTTACCAGCGGTCAGGTGCGTCATCGGGCCATGGTCGTCCAGCAGAAAACCCGGCGACCTGTGCAGTTTGAGATTACGGAAACAACGCGCGAAAGTGTGCGGACGTGGCTGGAGCATCGCGGTGGTGGCCTGAATGAGTATGTTTTTCCAAGTCGCCTAAGCGCCAAAGCTCATCTGAGCACAAGGCAATACGCCCGGCTTCTGGATCAATGGGTTCAGGCGGTGGGACTTATCCCCGGGGAATATGGAACTCATTCGCTCCGCCGGACTAAGGTTGCCATGATTTACAAACGAACCGGTAATATCCGAGCCGTGCAGATCCTGCTGGGTCATTCAAAACTGGATAGTACGGTTCGATACCTTGGGGTGGATGTCGAGGACGCTCTGGCTCTGTCGGAAGCCACGGATCTCTGA
- a CDS encoding 2OG-Fe(II) oxygenase: MFKRRYDCKLQNQNLIKGLQARIIRRVVPEIRKAFQCTVTGMDRMIVSCYDAAHKGHFAPHRDNTVEGAKHRLFAISINLNDTFEGGELTFPEFSDQGFCPPAGGALIFSSALLHAVRPVTKGKRYACLPFAFNEDSLNSACMPSG; this comes from the coding sequence ATGTTTAAACGTCGCTATGATTGTAAATTACAAAATCAAAACTTAATAAAAGGCTTACAAGCACGCATTATTAGACGTGTTGTTCCCGAAATTCGTAAAGCCTTTCAATGTACTGTAACGGGCATGGATCGTATGATTGTTAGTTGTTATGATGCTGCACATAAAGGACATTTTGCTCCACATAGAGACAACACTGTAGAAGGTGCCAAGCACAGACTCTTTGCAATTTCTATTAATCTGAATGATACTTTTGAAGGTGGAGAGCTAACTTTCCCTGAATTTTCAGATCAAGGGTTTTGTCCTCCAGCTGGCGGAGCACTTATTTTTTCCAGTGCTCTTTTACATGCTGTACGGCCCGTTACAAAAGGTAAACGTTATGCTTGTTTACCTTTTGCTTTTAACGAAGATTCTTTAAATTCTGCATGCATGCCATCTGGTTAA